The Pseudomonas sp. IAC-BECa141 genome contains the following window.
GAGATCCTGCAAGTGCCGATCGGCACGGTCATGAGTCGCCTGGCCACCGCGCGCCTGAAACTGGCCGAATACCCGCCGTTGCAAACGGTACCGAACAGCCCCGCAGGAGACCGGCAATGAATACGCCTTCCGACGAGCAACTGGTGGCGTATCTGGACGATGAACTGGACCGGGAACAGCGCAGCCACCTCGACAGCCTCATTGCCGACGATCCGTTGCTGAGTTTGCGGGTGCAATGGTTGAGCCGCAGCAGCCTGCCATTCAAGGCTGCCTACGACGAACTGGCGCAACAGGCGCCGCTTGATCGCCTGCAGGCCCGACTCGACGCCGCGCCGTCACCGCAAGAACCCGGTTTCAGCCGGCGCTGGTTCATCGGCGCCGCAGCAGCGGGCGTGGCGCTCGCAGGTGTCGCGGCGGACCGCTTGTTTCTGGCCTGGCAGACACAGCAATCGCACAACTGGCGCGAGCTGGTGGGTGATTACATGGCGCTGTATGTGCCGCAGACCCTCGAACATCTGCCCACTGATGAAGCCTCGCAACTGGCACAGTTGCGAACCGTCGATGCGCGGCTGGGCGTAAGCCTGTCGCCGGCGAAACTGAAACTGCCCGGCGCGCAGTTCAAACGCGCGCAGCTCCTTGAATACGACGGCGTGCCCATCGCCCAGATGACCTGGCTCGACGCCACCCACGGCCCGCTGGCGCTGTGCGTCACGCGCACCAACAGCGGCAGCCAGCCGCTGGCCCATGAACGTCGGCACGCAATGAACGTGGTGTACTGGACCGAACGCGAACACGCCTGGATGCTGATCGGCCATCACCCGGCTTCCGAACTGGAAGACATGGCGAAAATGTTTAAGACCCGGCTCAACGGTTAAAGAATTTTTTCACTATGCTGCCCGGGTGAGTTTCCAAGAAGGATGGATTTATGCCGATTTCGCCACGCACAGCCCTGCTGGTCATCGACGTGCAGAACGACTTCATTCCCGGTGGCCAGTTGGCCGTGCCCGAAGGTGATTTGATCGTGCCGCTGATCAACCGGCTGGCCGGGCAGTTCAAGCAAGTGGTCATTTCCCAGGACTGGCACCCGGCCGGACATGCTTCGTTTGCCTCCAGTCATCCCGGCCGCCAACCCTATGACCTGATTCAACTGCCGTATGGCGAGCAGACGCTGTGGCCGGATCACTGCATTCAGGGCTCACGCGGTGCCGAGTTTCATTCGGGACTCGACCTGCCCCACGCGCAGTTGATCATCCGCAAGGGTTGCAACCCGGACATCGACAGCTATTCGGCGTTTCTGGAAGCGGATCGCGTAACGACCACGGGTCTGGCCGGTTATCTGAAGGAGCGCGGCATCGACACGGTGTACATGGTCGGCCTGGCGCTGGATTTCTGCGTGATGTTCTCTGCGCTGGACGCACGGGCGGCGGGGTTTAACACCTTTGTAGTGCTGGATGCGTGCCGGGCCATTGATTTGAATGGCTCGCGGGCGACCGCGAACCAGCGGATGCAGGTAGCCGGGGTCGGATTGATCCAGTCGACTGAACTGCTTTGACCGACTTGCTGATCGTTCCCACGCTCCGCGTGGGAATGCATACGGTGACGCTCTGCGTCACAAAGGACGCGGAGCGTCCTAGGCGGCATTCCCACGCAGAGCGTGGGAACGATCAGCGCTCTGGGTGGGAACTCAGCGATCATCAGGTCGGGGTTGGCAGCCAGAGCCTGAACCGCGCCCCGCCCAACGGCGAGCCTTCCACCGTCAGCGTACCGCCCTGCGCCTCGAGCGCCCGACGGCTGATCGCCAGCCCCAGGCCAAAGCCGCCGGTCGCCCGATCGCGGCTGCGATCCAGGCGATAGAACGGCTCGAAAATCCGCTCCCGCTCGTCTTCCGGAATGCCGATCCCGTCGTCATCCACCCAGATCTCGCACCCCTTCGGGCACACTTGCACGCCAATCTGAATGCGTTTTTCGCAGTAGCGCATGGCGTTGCGCAGCAGGTTCTGAATCGCCCGGGCCGTCAGGCGCGGGTCGAGAGAGAAGCGTTCCAGCTGATTGTGCAGCAGCACATCAATGACGATTTCCGGGGATTCCAGTTCTTCGTCGACGCTGCCCAGAATGCTGTCAATGAATTCGTCCAGCGACACTTCGACCTGCTCCGGCAGCTTCGCCGGATTCTGCAGGCGGCTGTAGGACAGCAGCTCCAGCACCAATTCATCCAGTTCACGAATGTGCGCGACCAACCCTTGCAGGCGTTCGCGGCTGGCTTGCGGCAAGTCATCGGACAGCGCCAGCGCCAAGCCGAAGTCCAGGCGGGTCAGCGGCGTGCGCAGTTCGTGGGACACCGCGTTGAGCAGATCCCGCTGCTGGTTGAGCAGGTTTTCGATGTCGCCGGCCATGGTGTCGAACACGTGGGCCAGACTGCCGATGTTCGAATTCGGGCCAATCTGCGTACGTTCGCTCAAATGGCCCTTGCCGAAACGTTCGGCCGTGCCCTTGAGGCGTTCCAGATCGCGCCAGTGCGGGCGAAACCAGAGCAACAGGCACGCCAGCAGACTCGCGCCGATCAGTACGTTGATGCTCCAGTACAACAGGTTCACGTCCATCGGATCCGGCGGCACCACCATCTGCACCGCCATTTCGTCGTTCAGCGGCGTGACCGCCAGCGTCCGCCAGCCCCAGTCACCGATGCGCACCACGTTTTCCCCGCGACGCAGGCGCTCTTGTTCAATCGGGGTGAAGTCGGCGTTATCGATACGGGCGAGGACGATGTGCAGCGGCTGGAAATCCTTGTCCATCGACGCCGCAACCGCGGGCCACTGATCCTGCGGCGCAGCGTGAAACTGCTTGGTGATCAGCGACTGCAGGCCCCGGGAATAGTCGAGGTTGTAAGTCACGAAGCGGTCCCTGAACGCCATCACTACCAGATCCGGCACCAGATAGATCGCCGCGCTGTAGGAAACGATCGTTACCAGGTAGAGGCGAAACAGGATTCTGAACATCGAATCAGCATTCCCACTCGGAACGGCTGAACAGATAACCCTTGCCCCACACGGTCTTGATCTTGCGCGCCTCGCCGGCATGGTCGTCGAACTTGCGTCGCAGCTTGGAAATCGCCACGTCCACCGAACGATCGGTGCCGTTGAACTCGATGCCGCGCAGGCGTTGCAGGATCTGGTCACGACTCAGCACTTCGCCGGCATGACGGGCCAGCACCACCAGCAGGTTGTATTCGCCGCTGGACAGTTCGACCGGTTGCTCGCGCCAGGTCACGGTGCGCTCCGACAGGTCGATGCACAGATTGCCCATCAGAATCCGGTCGTTGGCGGTCATCGGTTCGCCGAGGCTGCTTCGACGCAACAAAGTACGGACCCGCGCCAGCAAGACGCGCGGCTCGCAGGGTTTGGTCACGTAATCGTCGGCGCCCATTTCCAGGCCCAGCACCTGATCGTGGCTGTCGTCACGAGCGGTGAGCATCAGGATCGGCAGCGTTGCCGAGTCGGCGCGCAACAAGCGACAGACCTGCAAGCCATCCAGGCCCGGCAGCATCAGGTCGAGGATCACCAGGTCCGGCGGATTGAGCCTTGCCCGTTCGCGCACATGGTCGCCCCGGCCGATCACGCTGACGGAATAGCCGTTGCGCTCGAGATAGCTGGAGATCAGTTCGGCGAGGGCGGTGTCGTCTTCGACCAGGAGGATGTTGGGCATTGATGATCCAGATATTGCAGTGGTGTTTGTCAGGACCTCTTCGCGAGCAAGCTCGCTCCCACATTGAATTTGTGTCGTTCACAAAACCTGTGGGAGCGAGCTTGCTCGCGAAAGCGGCTTAACAGTCACGAAATAATTCAAGGCGTAAAGGATATACGCCCTCACTCGTCCCTGAGCAAAACCCTTACACAATTTCACACAGCACCTACAAAGCTTCACCGCTACCCTCGGCGACTGTCCGTAGGATGCGCAGATCAATATTGGGGGTTGTACATGTCGAAGAATCTGCTGGCCGGGCTCGGCCTGATCGCATTGGCGCTGACGCTGAGTGCCTGTGATAAATCCTCGAACGCCGAGGAACAGGCACCGCCGGCCACCGTGCGGATCGAAACCCTTGAGGCGCGCCCCCTGTCGATCAGCAGCGAACTCAGCGGGCGGATTGCCGCACCACGCATCGCCGAAGTCCGTGCCCGGGTGGCTGGCGTCGTGCTGCAACGCACCTTCCGCGAAGGCAGCGACGTTAAAAAGGGTGACGTGTTGTTCCGCATTGATCCGGCACCGTTCAAGGCTGACCTCGATAGCGCCGAAGCGGCCCTGCGCAAGGCCGAGGCCAACGCGTTCCAGGCAAAACTGCAGGAACAGCGCTACGCCCGGTTGATCGACGACAAGGCCATCAGCGCTCAGGACTACGACAACGCCCGTGCCAATGCCCGGCAAACCGCTGCCGACGTTGCGGCCAACAAGGCGGCCGTCGAGCGCGCGAAGCTGAACCTGGGCTACGCCACCGTTACCGCGCCGATTTCCGGGCGCGTCGGTCGTGCCTTGGTGACCGAAGGCGCGCTGGTCGGCCAGAACGAAACCACGCCCATGGCGCTGATCCAGCAACTGAACCCGATCCACGCCGACCTCACCCAGTCGACCCGCGAACTGAATGAGCTGCGCCGGGCCTTCCGTTCCGGCCAGTTGCAGCAGGTCGGCCAGGATCAGGTCAAGGCCACGTTGATTCAGGACGATGGCAGCCTCTATCCGCTGCCGGGCAAGTTGCTGTTCAGCGACATCACCGTCGATCCGGGCACCGGGCAGATTATTCTGCGCAGCGAGTTTCCCAACCCCGACCTGGACCTGTTGCCCGGCAGCTATGTTCGCGTGCGTCTGGAACAAGGCGTGATTGAGCACGGATTGACCGTGCCGCAACGCGCGGTGCAGCGTGACAGCGCCGGTGTGGCGCAGGTACTGACCGTCGACGATCAGAAGCGCGTCGCCCTGCAACCGGTGCAACTGGGCGCCGTACAGAACGACCGCTGGATCGTCACCGGTGGCCTGAAGGCCGGCGACCGCATTGTCATCGAAGGCCTGCAACACGCCCGCCCGGGCGAAGTGGTGCAGATCGACGACACCCCTCTTCCACTTGCCCAGACCTCTGGTCAGTAAGCAGGACGCTCTTCTATGCCGCAGTTCTTTATCGACCGCCCGGTGTTCGCCTGGGTCGTCGCGTTGTTCATCCTGTTGGCCGGTGCGCTGGCCATCCCGCAATTGCCGGTGGCGCAATACCCCGACGTCGCGCCGCCGCAGATCGAAATCTATGCCGTGTACCCGGGCGCCTCGGCGCAGACCGTCGACGAAAGCGTGGTCAGCCTGATTGAGGAAGAGCTTAACGGCGCCGATCACCTGCTGTATTTCGAATCGCAGAGCAGTCTCGGCAGCGCCACCATCAAGGCCACGTTCCAGCCGGGCACCAACCCGGAACTGGCGCAGGTCGATGTGCAGAACCGCCTGAAAGTGGTCGAGTCGCGCCTGCCGCAAGCGGTCAATCAGCAAGGTTTGCAGGTGGAGAAAGTCTCCGCCGGCTTCCTGTTGCTGATCACCCTCACGTCCAGTGACGGCAAGCTCGACGACGTGGCGCTCAGCGATTATCTGGCGCGCAACGTGATGAACGAGATCAAGCGCATCGACGGCGTCGGCAAGGCCCAGCTGTATGGCGCCGAGCGGGCGATGCGGATCTGGGTCGATCCGCAGAAGCTAATCGGTTTCAACCTGACGCCGGCTGACGTCAACGCCGCCATCGTCGCGCAGAACGCCCAGGTCTCGGCGGGCAGCATCGGCGATCTGCCGAACCCGAGCACTCAGGAGATCACCGCGACGATTCTGGTCAAGGGCCAACTGTCGACGCCGGAAGAGTTCGCCGACATCGTGCTCAAGGCCAATCCGGATGGTTCCACCGTACGCATCAAGGATGTGGCGCGGGTCGAGATCGGCAGCCAGGAATACCAGTTCGGCACCCGCCTGAACGGCAAGCCGTCCACCGCCGTCGGCGTGCAACTGTCGCCGGGCGCCAACGCCCTCAGCACCGCCACTTTGATCCGGGCGAAGATGGATGAACTGTCGCGCTACTTCCCGACTGGCGTGGAATACAAGATCCCCTACGACACTTCGCCATTCGTGAAGGTCTCGATCACCAAAGTGGTTTACACCCTCGGCGAGGCGATGTTGCTGGTGTTTGCGGTGATGTTCCTGTTCCTGCAGAACATCCGCTACACCCTGATCCCGACGCTGGTGGTGCCGGTGGCGCTGATGGGCACCTTCGCGACCATGCTCGCGCTGGGCTTCTCGATCAACGTGCTGACCATGTTCGGCATGGTGCTGGCCATCGGCATTCTGGTGGACGACGCCATCGTCGTGGTGGAGAACGTCGAACGGATCATGGCCACCGAAGGCCTGTCGCCCAAAGAGGCGACGCGCAAGGCGATGCGGCAGATTACCGGCGCGATCATCGGTATCACGCTGGTGCTGGTGGCGGTGTTCATTCCGATGGCGTTCATGCAGGGTTCGGTGGGCGTGATTTACCGGCAGTTCTCGCTGTCGATGGCCACTTCGATTCTGTTCTCGGCGTTCCTTGCCCTGACCTTGACCCCGGCACTGTGCGCAACGCTGCTCAAGCCGATCGCCAAGGGTGAACATCACGAGAAGACCGGGTTCTTCGGCTGGTTCAATTGCCGCTTCGAGCAACTGACCGATCGCTATCAGGGCTGGGTCGGCTACGCGCTGAAACGCACCGGGCGTTACCTGCTGATTTACGTTGTGCTGCTGGTGGGGCTGGGCCTGTGCTTTGCGCGTCTGCCCTCCTCGTTCCTGCCAGTCGAGGATCAGGGTTACACCATCACCGACATTCAGCTGCCGCCGGGCGCGACCAAGAATCGTACCGTGCAGGTCGCCGAGCAGCTCGAAGCGCACAACAATGGCGAACCGGGCATCAGTGACAGCGTGGTGATCCTGGGTTTCAGCTTCTCCGGTAGCGGGCAGAACGCCGCACTGGCGTTCACCACGCTCAAGGACTGGTCACAGCGTGGCAGCGATGATTCGGCCAGTTCGATTGCCGACCGCGCCAACATCGCCCTGAGTCAGATCAAGGATGCGATGGCGTTTTCGGTGCTGCCGCCGCCGGTGGACGGCCTCGGCACTTCCAGCGGCTTCGAATTTCGCCTGCAGGATCGCGGCGGCCTCGGCCACGCAACCTTGATGGAGGCACGCACCCAACTGCTGGAAGCCGCAGAGAAAAGCCCGATCCTGATGAACGTGCGTGAAAGCGCCCTGGCCGAAGCGCCGCAAGTGCAACTGGAAGTGGACCGCAAACAGGCCAACGCGCTGGGCATTTCGTTCGCCGACGTCGGCAACGTGCTGTCCACTGCCATCGGTTCTTCGTACGTCAATGACTTCCCCAATCAGGGGCGGATGCAACGCGTTGTCGTACAGGCTGAAGGCGATCGCCGCAGTCAGGTCGATGATCTGCTGAAAATGCACGTGCGCAACGACGCCGGGAAAATGGTGCCGCTGTCGGCATTTGTCCGAGCCACATGGACTCAGGGCCCTGCGCAGCTGACCCGCTACAACGGCTACCCGGCAATCTCGATTTCCGGTGAGCCGAAACCCGGCCACAGTACCGGCGAGGCCATGGCGGAGATCGAACGACTGGTAGCGCAAGGGCCGAAAGGCATGGGTCAGGAATGGACCGGTCTGTCGCTGCAGGAGCGTTTGTCCGGCAGTCAGGCGCCGATCCTGCTCGGGTTGTCGTTGCTGATCGTGTTCCTGTGCCTGGCGGCGTTGTACGAGAGCTGGTCGATTCCGACTTCCGTGCTGCTGGTGGTGCCGCTCGGTGTGCTCGGCGCAGTGCTGGCGGTGACTTTGCGCGGGATGCCTAACGATGTGTTCTTCAAGGTCGGCCTGATCACCATCATCGGCCTGTCGGCGAAGAACGCGATCCTGATCATCGAGTTTGCCAAGAGTCTGTATGACGAAGGTCACGATCTGATTGACGCCACGCTGCAAGCGGCACGCCTGCGGCTGCGGCCGATTGTCATGACCTCGCTGGCGTTCATTCTGGGTGTGGTGCCGTTGGCGATTGCCACCGGCGCGAGTTCGGCGAGCCAGCAGGCGATTGGTACCGGGGTGATCGGCGGGATGATTACCGCGACGTTGGCGGTAATCTTTGTACCGGTGTTCTTCGTTGTCGTGATCAAGCTTGTGCGCCGGTTCACCAAGCCTGAGTAATCGAGCGCTCCCGGCGCGGTGGCCAGAGGTCGCCGCGCTGGGCTAAGGTGTCTGAACCACCCTGGCCCATCGAGTCCCCATGCGCTTCCTCGCCCGCACCCACCCTCGCCTCTCCGCTGCCGCCTTGCTCGGCCTTGCCGCAGGCCTGCTGGCCCCGGCCGACTCCGTTATCAGCAAAATCCTCATCGGCTGGAACGCCGGAGTCTGGACGTACCTGATCCTGATGCTTTGGCTGACCATCCGCGCCAAAGCGCCGGACGTCAGACGCATCGCCGAAGTCGAGGATGAAAATGCCGGGTTGGTGCTGTTCGTCGTCTGCATTGCCGCTTTGACCAGCCTGGCGGCCATTACCGTCGAGCTTGCTGGCAGCAAGGATCTGGAAACCACCCGCAAACTTCTGCATTACGGTTTTACCGCATTGACGGTCATCGGCTCATGGCTGCTGATCGGGGTGATTTTCTGCGTTCACTATGCCCGGCTGTTTTACACCTGGGACGGCAAGGAGCCGGCGCTGCGATTTGCCGAGGGCCTGACCACACCCAATTACTGGGACTTTTTGTACTTCTCGTTCACCATCGGCGTGGCGGTGCAGACGGCGGATGTCGGTGTGGCTACGCGGGAGATCCGCAAGATCGTGCTGGCGCAGTCATTGATCGGGTTTGTGTTCAATACGGCGATTCTGGGGTTCTCGATCAACATCGCCGCCGGCTTGTTTGGCTGACGTCAGCGGCTCCCTGCGAAACGCCATTTGTCGGCGACTTACGAATTTCTCCCGATCATTCACTTGACGATCGATTCTCTTCTGGTGTTTCCTGAAACCGGTTTCAGATCCAGATACAGTGATCCGACCTGACAAATCCAATAACAAGGTTACAAACCGTGAACGACTTCTCCGCCGCCCAGCGCAGCCGCGTGACCATGCTTGACGTCGCCGAACACGCTGGCGTGTCCAAGGCCAGCGTCTCGCGCTTCATCGGCGATGAC
Protein-coding sequences here:
- a CDS encoding anti-sigma factor family protein codes for the protein MNTPSDEQLVAYLDDELDREQRSHLDSLIADDPLLSLRVQWLSRSSLPFKAAYDELAQQAPLDRLQARLDAAPSPQEPGFSRRWFIGAAAAGVALAGVAADRLFLAWQTQQSHNWRELVGDYMALYVPQTLEHLPTDEASQLAQLRTVDARLGVSLSPAKLKLPGAQFKRAQLLEYDGVPIAQMTWLDATHGPLALCVTRTNSGSQPLAHERRHAMNVVYWTEREHAWMLIGHHPASELEDMAKMFKTRLNG
- the pncA gene encoding bifunctional nicotinamidase/pyrazinamidase; this encodes MPISPRTALLVIDVQNDFIPGGQLAVPEGDLIVPLINRLAGQFKQVVISQDWHPAGHASFASSHPGRQPYDLIQLPYGEQTLWPDHCIQGSRGAEFHSGLDLPHAQLIIRKGCNPDIDSYSAFLEADRVTTTGLAGYLKERGIDTVYMVGLALDFCVMFSALDARAAGFNTFVVLDACRAIDLNGSRATANQRMQVAGVGLIQSTELL
- a CDS encoding ATP-binding protein, which codes for MFRILFRLYLVTIVSYSAAIYLVPDLVVMAFRDRFVTYNLDYSRGLQSLITKQFHAAPQDQWPAVAASMDKDFQPLHIVLARIDNADFTPIEQERLRRGENVVRIGDWGWRTLAVTPLNDEMAVQMVVPPDPMDVNLLYWSINVLIGASLLACLLLWFRPHWRDLERLKGTAERFGKGHLSERTQIGPNSNIGSLAHVFDTMAGDIENLLNQQRDLLNAVSHELRTPLTRLDFGLALALSDDLPQASRERLQGLVAHIRELDELVLELLSYSRLQNPAKLPEQVEVSLDEFIDSILGSVDEELESPEIVIDVLLHNQLERFSLDPRLTARAIQNLLRNAMRYCEKRIQIGVQVCPKGCEIWVDDDGIGIPEDERERIFEPFYRLDRSRDRATGGFGLGLAISRRALEAQGGTLTVEGSPLGGARFRLWLPTPT
- a CDS encoding response regulator transcription factor produces the protein MPNILLVEDDTALAELISSYLERNGYSVSVIGRGDHVRERARLNPPDLVILDLMLPGLDGLQVCRLLRADSATLPILMLTARDDSHDQVLGLEMGADDYVTKPCEPRVLLARVRTLLRRSSLGEPMTANDRILMGNLCIDLSERTVTWREQPVELSSGEYNLLVVLARHAGEVLSRDQILQRLRGIEFNGTDRSVDVAISKLRRKFDDHAGEARKIKTVWGKGYLFSRSEWEC
- a CDS encoding efflux RND transporter periplasmic adaptor subunit, whose product is MSKNLLAGLGLIALALTLSACDKSSNAEEQAPPATVRIETLEARPLSISSELSGRIAAPRIAEVRARVAGVVLQRTFREGSDVKKGDVLFRIDPAPFKADLDSAEAALRKAEANAFQAKLQEQRYARLIDDKAISAQDYDNARANARQTAADVAANKAAVERAKLNLGYATVTAPISGRVGRALVTEGALVGQNETTPMALIQQLNPIHADLTQSTRELNELRRAFRSGQLQQVGQDQVKATLIQDDGSLYPLPGKLLFSDITVDPGTGQIILRSEFPNPDLDLLPGSYVRVRLEQGVIEHGLTVPQRAVQRDSAGVAQVLTVDDQKRVALQPVQLGAVQNDRWIVTGGLKAGDRIVIEGLQHARPGEVVQIDDTPLPLAQTSGQ
- a CDS encoding efflux RND transporter permease subunit; amino-acid sequence: MPQFFIDRPVFAWVVALFILLAGALAIPQLPVAQYPDVAPPQIEIYAVYPGASAQTVDESVVSLIEEELNGADHLLYFESQSSLGSATIKATFQPGTNPELAQVDVQNRLKVVESRLPQAVNQQGLQVEKVSAGFLLLITLTSSDGKLDDVALSDYLARNVMNEIKRIDGVGKAQLYGAERAMRIWVDPQKLIGFNLTPADVNAAIVAQNAQVSAGSIGDLPNPSTQEITATILVKGQLSTPEEFADIVLKANPDGSTVRIKDVARVEIGSQEYQFGTRLNGKPSTAVGVQLSPGANALSTATLIRAKMDELSRYFPTGVEYKIPYDTSPFVKVSITKVVYTLGEAMLLVFAVMFLFLQNIRYTLIPTLVVPVALMGTFATMLALGFSINVLTMFGMVLAIGILVDDAIVVVENVERIMATEGLSPKEATRKAMRQITGAIIGITLVLVAVFIPMAFMQGSVGVIYRQFSLSMATSILFSAFLALTLTPALCATLLKPIAKGEHHEKTGFFGWFNCRFEQLTDRYQGWVGYALKRTGRYLLIYVVLLVGLGLCFARLPSSFLPVEDQGYTITDIQLPPGATKNRTVQVAEQLEAHNNGEPGISDSVVILGFSFSGSGQNAALAFTTLKDWSQRGSDDSASSIADRANIALSQIKDAMAFSVLPPPVDGLGTSSGFEFRLQDRGGLGHATLMEARTQLLEAAEKSPILMNVRESALAEAPQVQLEVDRKQANALGISFADVGNVLSTAIGSSYVNDFPNQGRMQRVVVQAEGDRRSQVDDLLKMHVRNDAGKMVPLSAFVRATWTQGPAQLTRYNGYPAISISGEPKPGHSTGEAMAEIERLVAQGPKGMGQEWTGLSLQERLSGSQAPILLGLSLLIVFLCLAALYESWSIPTSVLLVVPLGVLGAVLAVTLRGMPNDVFFKVGLITIIGLSAKNAILIIEFAKSLYDEGHDLIDATLQAARLRLRPIVMTSLAFILGVVPLAIATGASSASQQAIGTGVIGGMITATLAVIFVPVFFVVVIKLVRRFTKPE
- a CDS encoding DUF1345 domain-containing protein; translated protein: MRFLARTHPRLSAAALLGLAAGLLAPADSVISKILIGWNAGVWTYLILMLWLTIRAKAPDVRRIAEVEDENAGLVLFVVCIAALTSLAAITVELAGSKDLETTRKLLHYGFTALTVIGSWLLIGVIFCVHYARLFYTWDGKEPALRFAEGLTTPNYWDFLYFSFTIGVAVQTADVGVATREIRKIVLAQSLIGFVFNTAILGFSINIAAGLFG